In Brevibacillus brevis, a genomic segment contains:
- a CDS encoding radical SAM protein has product MYLVYADEKGNVYDHPGLLSVARNGDILTEILEEELIPLPEGATLVSLPDTVPIGMDPDTGEMVKLDGCTAVGALVPQGITRLLLPGYVKTNKESKLPLFGYSAVVWKDGAFWVAGRASDDIYKWDPLNFPMDELRQRVEKTLEQFPQNRILNHLSHCALEYECLTASNNFFHRWEGSLPVSYTCNAGCYGCISEQPEDSGFPSPQTRMNFKPTEDELVEVMLHHLQTPESIISFGQGCEGEPSTMASIIIPAMRRVREQTDMGFININTNAGLTDHIKGIVDAGLDLMRVSIISAIDEHYNAYYRPRHYTLENVARSAEYAASKGVYTSINYLCFPGVFDREEEMEAMINFIRRTGIKLIQLRNLNIDPESYLSMIPPAKGEVFGMKQAIEIYQEELPDVVIGSFTHIPPEQLRRRKNMA; this is encoded by the coding sequence ATGTATTTAGTGTACGCAGATGAAAAAGGCAACGTGTACGACCACCCAGGCCTCTTGTCGGTGGCGCGCAACGGAGATATATTGACGGAAATCCTGGAGGAAGAGCTGATACCACTGCCGGAGGGGGCGACTCTGGTCAGCCTGCCGGATACCGTACCGATTGGCATGGACCCGGATACGGGCGAAATGGTCAAGCTGGACGGCTGCACGGCGGTGGGAGCGCTGGTTCCCCAAGGGATCACGAGGCTCTTGCTTCCAGGGTATGTGAAGACGAACAAGGAGAGCAAGCTGCCGCTCTTCGGCTATTCCGCAGTGGTGTGGAAGGACGGAGCGTTTTGGGTAGCCGGCCGGGCGAGCGACGACATCTACAAGTGGGATCCGCTCAACTTTCCGATGGACGAGCTGCGCCAGCGCGTCGAAAAAACGCTGGAGCAGTTTCCGCAAAACCGCATCCTGAACCATTTGTCCCACTGTGCGCTGGAGTATGAATGTCTGACGGCCTCAAACAACTTCTTCCACCGCTGGGAAGGCAGCTTGCCGGTATCGTATACGTGCAACGCCGGCTGCTACGGCTGTATTTCCGAGCAGCCAGAGGACAGCGGCTTCCCATCGCCGCAGACGCGAATGAACTTCAAGCCGACGGAGGACGAGCTGGTGGAGGTCATGCTGCACCACTTGCAGACACCGGAGAGCATCATCAGCTTTGGTCAAGGCTGTGAAGGCGAGCCGTCCACGATGGCGTCCATCATCATTCCGGCGATGCGCCGCGTGCGCGAGCAGACCGATATGGGCTTCATCAACATCAATACGAATGCCGGTCTGACCGATCATATCAAAGGCATCGTGGACGCGGGTCTCGACCTGATGCGGGTCAGCATCATCAGCGCGATCGACGAGCATTACAACGCGTACTACCGCCCTCGTCACTACACGCTGGAAAACGTGGCGCGATCGGCCGAGTATGCCGCTTCCAAAGGGGTCTACACCTCCATCAACTACTTGTGCTTCCCCGGTGTTTTTGACCGCGAGGAAGAGATGGAAGCGATGATAAACTTCATTCGCCGCACCGGAATCAAACTGATTCAGCTGCGCAATCTGAACATCGATCCGGAAAGCTATCTGTCGATGATTCCGCCGGCCAAGGGCGAAGTGTTCGGCATGAAGCAGGCAATCGAGATCTATCAGGAGGAGCTGCCTGACGTGGTGATCGGGTCATTTACCCACATCCCGCCGGAGCAACTGCGCCGCAGGAAAAACATGGCGTGA
- a CDS encoding M23 family metallopeptidase, which translates to MDYAQMPAHIESVADAKRTVVEQTLFQAFNPYAGLAKSDAPKKDNVMVYAVNQGDTLSGIANRYGLTLRKLVEMNKINNPHFVAVGMKLIISRDEVKHVVKRGETLGYITKRYGVSRELLVDRNPLLKWLSDNLYVGQVVYVPIVAEKTLQAEDLQLRRNTSQAASRQVIGRIRERMEWPVKGATITSGFGVRWGKAHKGVDLWNEEEAKAPIYAAKGGVVVEAGANRSGYGRMVVLDHGDGLQTFYAHMRSIIVAPGQSVNAGDVLGYMGHTGDSTGYHLHFEVRQDDVPINPLPYLGK; encoded by the coding sequence GTGGACTACGCGCAAATGCCTGCTCACATCGAGAGTGTGGCGGATGCCAAACGGACCGTGGTGGAACAGACGCTGTTTCAGGCGTTCAATCCGTATGCGGGCCTGGCTAAATCGGATGCGCCGAAAAAAGACAATGTCATGGTGTATGCCGTAAATCAGGGGGATACGCTATCGGGCATTGCCAATCGGTACGGCCTTACACTCCGAAAGCTGGTGGAAATGAACAAAATCAACAACCCCCACTTTGTCGCCGTCGGGATGAAGCTGATCATCAGCCGTGACGAGGTGAAGCATGTCGTCAAACGCGGGGAAACGCTGGGGTACATAACAAAGCGGTACGGTGTCAGCCGGGAGCTCTTGGTGGACCGCAATCCGCTCTTGAAATGGCTGTCGGACAACCTGTATGTGGGACAAGTCGTTTACGTTCCGATTGTGGCGGAAAAGACCCTGCAGGCGGAAGATTTGCAACTAAGAAGAAACACGTCCCAGGCGGCAAGCAGGCAAGTCATAGGAAGAATACGGGAACGAATGGAGTGGCCGGTGAAAGGCGCCACTATCACAAGCGGATTCGGGGTACGCTGGGGGAAGGCCCACAAAGGGGTGGACCTGTGGAACGAGGAAGAAGCAAAAGCGCCGATCTACGCCGCAAAAGGCGGGGTTGTCGTCGAAGCAGGGGCCAACCGATCGGGGTACGGACGGATGGTCGTGCTGGATCACGGAGATGGCCTGCAAACCTTCTACGCCCACATGCGCAGCATCATCGTGGCTCCCGGCCAATCGGTCAACGCGGGCGATGTACTGGGATACATGGGACATACCGGCGATTCTACCGGGTACCACCTGCACTTTGAGGTAAGGCAGGACGACGTGCCGATCAACCCGCTTCCTTATTTGGGCAAGTAA
- the rho gene encoding transcription termination factor Rho has translation MLLSELEEKKLTDLYKLAKEYHIPYYSQLKKKELIFAILRARAERDGLMFMEGVLEILPEGYGFLRPINYLPSSEDIYISQSQIRRFDLRMGDVVSGKARPPKENERYFGLLQVEAVNGEDPETAAERLHFPALTPLYPQTKLVLETAPERVSTRLMDLLAPVGLGQRGLIVAPPKAGKTMLLKEIANSITESRPDIHLFVLLIDERPEEVTDMQRSVKGEVVASTFDELPENHIKVAELVLERAKRLVEHKKDVVILLDSITRLARAYNLVIPPSGRTLSGGIDPAAFHRPKRFFGSARNIEEGGSLTILATALVETGSRMDDVIYEEFKGTGNMELHLDRKLAERRIFPAIDIRRSGTRREELLLTKEELDKLWMIRKNMNETNEFVDSFIKKLADTKTNEEFLQTLESKQGRGKANTTVSSS, from the coding sequence ATGTTACTTTCCGAACTGGAAGAAAAGAAATTGACCGATCTCTACAAGCTGGCGAAAGAATACCACATTCCGTACTATTCACAGTTGAAAAAGAAGGAATTGATCTTCGCAATTCTGCGCGCCAGGGCGGAGAGAGACGGTCTCATGTTTATGGAGGGCGTATTGGAAATTTTGCCGGAAGGGTACGGTTTCCTGCGTCCGATCAACTATCTCCCTAGCTCCGAGGATATTTACATCTCCCAATCGCAGATCCGCCGTTTCGATCTGCGGATGGGAGACGTAGTATCGGGTAAGGCAAGACCGCCGAAGGAGAACGAGCGTTATTTCGGTCTCCTGCAAGTAGAGGCTGTAAATGGAGAAGACCCCGAAACAGCTGCAGAGCGCCTGCATTTCCCCGCTTTGACGCCGCTGTATCCTCAAACCAAGCTCGTACTGGAAACCGCTCCCGAGCGCGTATCCACCCGCCTGATGGACCTTCTCGCCCCTGTTGGACTTGGCCAGCGTGGATTGATTGTGGCCCCTCCGAAGGCCGGGAAAACCATGCTGCTGAAAGAAATCGCCAACAGCATCACGGAGAGCCGGCCGGACATTCACTTGTTTGTGCTGCTCATCGACGAGCGGCCTGAAGAAGTGACCGACATGCAGCGTTCCGTAAAAGGCGAAGTTGTCGCCTCCACTTTTGACGAGCTGCCGGAAAACCATATCAAGGTAGCGGAGCTGGTATTGGAGCGTGCCAAGCGTCTGGTCGAACACAAGAAAGACGTGGTCATCCTGCTCGATTCCATCACGCGCCTGGCGAGGGCGTACAACCTGGTGATTCCGCCGAGCGGCCGCACGTTGTCCGGCGGTATCGATCCTGCGGCTTTCCATCGTCCCAAGCGTTTCTTTGGTTCGGCGCGGAACATCGAAGAGGGCGGCAGCCTGACCATTCTGGCGACTGCGTTGGTAGAGACGGGCTCGCGGATGGACGATGTGATCTACGAAGAGTTCAAGGGAACGGGCAACATGGAGCTCCATCTGGATCGGAAGCTGGCGGAGCGCCGGATCTTCCCGGCTATCGACATTCGCCGTTCCGGGACGCGGCGCGAGGAGCTGCTGCTGACGAAGGAAGAGCTGGACAAGTTGTGGATGATCCGCAAAAACATGAACGAGACCAACGAGTTTGTGGATTCGTTCATCAAAAAGCTGGCGGATACCAAGACGAACGAAGAGTTTTTGCAAACGCTGGAATCCAAGCAAGGACGCGGCAAAGCCAATACGACGGTGAGTTCATCATGA
- the glpX gene encoding class II fructose-bisphosphatase — MERSLTLELVRVTEAAALASASWMGLGKKDEADDAATTAMRKEFEKVPMDGIVVIGEGEMDEAPMLYIGERLGQGVAPAVDVAVDPLEGTNILAKGTWGAISVIAIADRGNLLHAPDMYMEKIAVGPKAVGKIDINAPVRDNLKAVAQAQGKDISDLVAIVLDRDRHQKVIQEIREAGARIRLISDGDVAAAINTAFPDTGVDIMFGSGGAPEGVLAAVALKCLGGEIQGRLLPQSQEEIERCIKMGLTNPQQVLFMDDLVKGDDAIFAATGVTDGELLKGVRFQGTRATTHSVVMRAKTGTVRFIEGNHRLERKPAL, encoded by the coding sequence ATGGAACGCAGTTTAACACTTGAACTGGTACGAGTGACCGAGGCGGCCGCATTGGCTTCCGCCAGTTGGATGGGTCTCGGCAAAAAAGATGAGGCTGACGATGCGGCGACTACCGCAATGAGAAAAGAGTTCGAAAAAGTGCCGATGGACGGAATTGTCGTGATCGGGGAAGGCGAAATGGACGAGGCGCCCATGCTGTACATCGGCGAGCGTCTGGGCCAGGGAGTAGCTCCTGCCGTCGATGTGGCGGTCGATCCGCTGGAGGGGACGAACATCCTCGCCAAAGGGACCTGGGGTGCCATCTCCGTCATTGCCATCGCCGACCGAGGAAACCTGCTGCATGCGCCTGACATGTACATGGAGAAAATAGCAGTGGGCCCAAAAGCCGTTGGCAAGATCGATATCAACGCGCCTGTACGCGACAACCTGAAGGCGGTAGCGCAGGCGCAAGGAAAAGACATCAGCGATCTGGTCGCGATCGTACTGGATCGGGACCGTCACCAAAAAGTGATCCAGGAAATCCGCGAAGCGGGAGCACGCATCCGTCTTATTTCCGACGGGGACGTGGCGGCCGCCATCAACACCGCTTTTCCGGATACCGGGGTCGACATCATGTTCGGGTCTGGAGGAGCGCCTGAAGGGGTGCTTGCGGCTGTGGCTTTGAAATGCCTGGGGGGAGAAATCCAGGGTAGACTGCTGCCGCAAAGCCAGGAAGAGATCGAACGCTGCATCAAGATGGGCCTGACCAACCCGCAGCAGGTGCTGTTCATGGATGATTTGGTCAAGGGCGACGACGCCATTTTTGCGGCAACCGGCGTGACGGATGGAGAGCTGCTGAAAGGCGTGCGTTTCCAAGGAACTCGCGCAACGACCCATTCGGTGGTCATGCGTGCGAAGACCGGAACAGTGCGTTTCATCGAAGGGAACCATCGGTTGGAACGCAAACCGGCATTGTAA
- a CDS encoding UDP-N-acetylglucosamine 1-carboxyvinyltransferase, with amino-acid sequence MDKLIINGGKPLAGTVTISGAKNSAVALIPAALLADGPVVIENLPRIQDVDIYCQLLQEMGADVLFEDDWMEVDGRAMQLMLMPNGRIKKLRASYYLWGALLAKFGEAQVGLPGGCDLGPRPVDLHIKGFEAMGAQVENKNGVMTIKAKNGRLQGARIYLDLVSVGATINIMLAAAKAEGVTVIENAAREPEIVDVATLLNNMGANIKGAGTDMIRIQGVERLRGCRHTIIPDRIEAGTYMIAAAATNGNVLVENVIPKHLESVTAKLREIGVQVVEMDDSIQVIGQEVYRPIDVKTSPYPGFPTDLQQPFTTLLTLAKGSSIVTDNIYSSRFRHIDELRRMGATLKVEGRSAVIEGGSSLNGAKVVASDLRAGAALFIAGLVTNGTTELEGLEHIDRGYENLVGKLQMLGADVQRVGLHRSENHQR; translated from the coding sequence ATGGATAAGTTGATCATCAATGGTGGGAAACCGCTCGCGGGGACGGTCACCATCAGTGGAGCGAAAAACAGCGCTGTTGCCTTGATTCCTGCCGCGCTATTGGCAGATGGGCCAGTCGTCATCGAGAACTTGCCCCGTATTCAGGATGTAGACATTTACTGCCAGCTTCTGCAAGAAATGGGGGCCGACGTGCTCTTTGAAGACGACTGGATGGAAGTCGACGGACGGGCGATGCAGCTGATGCTCATGCCCAACGGACGGATTAAAAAGCTGAGGGCTTCCTACTATCTCTGGGGAGCGCTGCTGGCCAAATTCGGAGAAGCGCAAGTGGGTTTGCCGGGCGGCTGCGATCTCGGCCCGCGTCCTGTAGATTTGCATATCAAAGGCTTTGAGGCGATGGGCGCCCAGGTGGAAAACAAAAACGGGGTCATGACGATCAAAGCCAAAAACGGCCGCTTGCAAGGAGCACGCATTTACCTCGATCTCGTCAGCGTCGGGGCTACGATCAATATCATGCTCGCCGCTGCCAAGGCGGAAGGCGTGACCGTTATTGAAAACGCTGCCCGTGAGCCGGAGATCGTCGACGTGGCTACCTTGCTGAACAATATGGGCGCGAACATCAAAGGTGCGGGCACTGACATGATTCGCATCCAGGGCGTGGAGCGCCTGCGCGGCTGCCGTCATACGATCATTCCCGACCGCATCGAGGCAGGGACGTACATGATCGCAGCAGCGGCGACGAACGGCAACGTCCTGGTCGAAAACGTCATCCCCAAGCATCTGGAGTCGGTGACGGCGAAGCTTCGCGAGATCGGCGTGCAAGTCGTGGAGATGGACGATAGCATTCAGGTCATCGGCCAGGAAGTCTATCGCCCCATCGATGTGAAGACGAGTCCTTATCCCGGATTCCCAACGGACCTGCAGCAGCCGTTTACGACCCTGCTCACTTTGGCGAAGGGCTCGAGCATTGTGACGGACAATATTTACAGTTCGCGCTTTCGCCATATCGACGAGCTGCGGCGCATGGGCGCGACATTGAAGGTAGAAGGCAGGTCTGCCGTGATCGAGGGAGGCAGCAGCCTGAACGGAGCCAAGGTAGTCGCATCCGATCTTCGCGCCGGAGCCGCGCTGTTCATCGCCGGATTGGTCACCAATGGGACGACCGAGCTGGAAGGGCTGGAGCATATTGATCGGGGTTATGAAAATTTGGTGGGCAAGCTGCAAATGCTAGGAGCCGATGTACAACGGGTAGGCTTGCATCGCTCGGAAAATCATCAACGGTAA
- the fsa gene encoding fructose-6-phosphate aldolase codes for MRFLIDTANVDEIREIHEWGVLAGVTTNPSLVAKEGRDFIETLKEIIDIVDGPISAEVISTDAKGMIEEGEKLASLSKNIVVKIPMTAEGLKAAKHFAKKKIKTNVTLVFSANQALLAARAGASFVSPFLGRLDDIGQDGMQLIDDIAEIYSVHGIETEIIAASVRHPVHVTEAAKRGAHFATIPAKVFKQLIAHPLTESGLEKFLADWASMQK; via the coding sequence ATGCGTTTTCTGATAGATACAGCAAACGTCGACGAAATTCGTGAAATCCACGAGTGGGGTGTGCTTGCGGGCGTGACCACGAACCCTTCCCTGGTAGCCAAGGAAGGCCGGGATTTCATCGAGACATTGAAAGAGATCATCGACATCGTGGATGGTCCGATCAGCGCGGAAGTCATCAGCACCGACGCGAAGGGCATGATTGAAGAAGGCGAGAAGCTGGCTTCGCTGTCCAAAAACATCGTCGTGAAGATTCCGATGACCGCTGAAGGCTTGAAAGCCGCCAAGCACTTCGCGAAAAAGAAGATCAAAACCAACGTCACCCTGGTATTTTCCGCGAACCAGGCGCTGTTGGCCGCCCGCGCAGGAGCGAGCTTCGTATCTCCGTTCCTGGGTCGTCTGGACGACATCGGACAGGACGGCATGCAGTTGATCGATGACATTGCGGAAATTTATTCTGTCCACGGGATTGAGACGGAGATCATCGCTGCCTCGGTTCGCCACCCTGTTCACGTGACGGAAGCGGCGAAACGCGGAGCGCATTTCGCGACCATTCCAGCCAAAGTGTTCAAACAGCTGATTGCCCATCCGCTCACGGAAAGCGGCCTGGAGAAGTTCCTCGCTGACTGGGCAAGCATGCAAAAATAA